A single genomic interval of Patescibacteria group bacterium harbors:
- a CDS encoding signal peptidase II yields MSETATSTIDKILARPRLIYAAAVGLFLADRALKRLVIELTGHPYGGRLVSFELFLNRGIAFSLPLPAAIFWPLAALAFTVLVGMSFLIWRDLRYRRLLPLLIIILLGAVSNLWDRLVVGATVDYLIFFRLSAINLADIMIIGGLLFLLLGARDKNKR; encoded by the coding sequence ATGTCCGAAACCGCGACTTCCACGATCGACAAAATACTCGCCCGACCACGGCTCATCTATGCGGCCGCGGTCGGTTTGTTTTTGGCGGATCGCGCTCTGAAGCGGCTCGTGATCGAGCTGACCGGGCATCCTTACGGCGGCCGGCTGGTATCGTTCGAACTCTTCCTGAATCGCGGGATCGCTTTCAGTCTGCCGCTGCCGGCGGCGATCTTTTGGCCGCTGGCTGCCCTGGCTTTTACAGTACTCGTCGGAATGTCATTCCTGATCTGGAGAGACCTTCGTTACCGGCGATTGTTGCCGCTGCTGATCATCATCTTACTCGGCGCTGTCTCGAATCTCTGGGACCGGCTGGTTGTCGGCGCAACCGTTGATTATCTCATCTTCTTCCGCCTTTCCGCGATCAATCTGGCGGATATCATGATCATCGGCGGTCTGTTGTTTTTGTTACTGGGTGCGCGAGATAAAAATAAGCGCTGA
- a CDS encoding TraR/DksA C4-type zinc finger protein gives MQKELLAKIEAQLNEEKVRLTKELEELAKQNPKNASDYEAKFPNLGDKEDENAEEVDTYSTNLTLERTLESTLRDIVKALESIKKGNYGICKYCSKEIDEKRLLARPASSSCVECKKSFTQEM, from the coding sequence ATGCAGAAGGAATTGCTCGCCAAGATCGAGGCTCAGCTGAACGAGGAAAAGGTCCGCCTGACCAAGGAGCTTGAGGAACTCGCTAAACAGAATCCCAAAAACGCCAGTGATTACGAGGCGAAATTCCCGAACCTGGGCGATAAGGAGGATGAGAACGCCGAGGAGGTCGATACCTACAGCACCAACCTGACGCTCGAACGGACCCTGGAATCCACGCTCCGAGACATCGTCAAGGCTCTGGAAAGCATCAAAAAGGGCAACTACGGCATTTGCAAGTATTGCAGCAAGGAGATCGACGAGAAGCGCTTGCTCGCCAGACCGGCTTCGAGCTCCTGTGTCGAATGCAAAAAATCGTTCACTCAGGAGATGTAA